In one window of Rhodopseudomonas palustris HaA2 DNA:
- a CDS encoding ExbD/TolR family protein: MQVQDDSKPYDDINITPMLDLAYVLLVIFIIMTTATVQGQKVNLPKASAAPSLATQTTKAITVGNDGKLFLDTVPVTLSELEQRLVQQKALTPEFPVVLRGDAQAQYQSVMDVLDLLGRIGLSQVGLATKPLVK; the protein is encoded by the coding sequence ATGCAGGTCCAAGACGACTCCAAGCCGTACGACGACATCAACATCACGCCGATGTTGGACCTCGCCTACGTTCTGCTGGTGATCTTCATCATCATGACCACGGCCACGGTCCAAGGACAGAAGGTCAATCTGCCGAAGGCTTCCGCGGCGCCGAGTCTGGCTACGCAGACCACCAAGGCGATCACCGTCGGCAACGACGGAAAGCTCTTTCTCGATACCGTGCCGGTCACGTTGTCGGAATTGGAACAGCGCCTCGTGCAGCAGAAGGCTCTCACCCCCGAGTTTCCTGTAGTGCTGCGCGGCGACGCGCAAGCCCAGTATCAGAGCGTTATGGATGTCCTCGATCTTCTGGGCCGGATCGGTCTCAGCCAAGTTGGTCTTGCGACCAAGCCGCTGGTGAAGTGA
- a CDS encoding TonB C-terminal domain-containing protein produces MSKLGDDWKSGQAADEDDVVGRSGRRSALRYGAALAILTVLFVGGYRFLFDGDDLPPPRQVHEITIVNLPPPPPPPPAPPPPEQKMIEQPKMAEQEFKEEQPIEKPQDEPVKEAKNSEPPGPLSLDAKPTGPGDLFNLGGKPGGNPYGGGGGGGSRWGWYASIVQSQIESALRGNQRTQRAVLQVQIRLWADSTGKISRVQLVSSTGDAELDRIIRDDVLGSLTLREPPPKDMPMPMVTRVTARRPS; encoded by the coding sequence GTGAGCAAGCTCGGTGACGATTGGAAGAGTGGTCAGGCGGCTGACGAGGATGACGTCGTCGGCCGATCGGGCAGGCGGTCAGCGCTTCGTTACGGGGCGGCGCTGGCGATTCTCACGGTGCTTTTCGTCGGCGGCTACCGCTTTCTGTTTGATGGCGACGACCTGCCGCCGCCGCGTCAGGTCCACGAGATCACCATCGTCAACCTGCCGCCGCCGCCACCGCCGCCTCCGGCCCCTCCGCCGCCCGAGCAGAAGATGATCGAGCAGCCGAAGATGGCGGAGCAGGAGTTCAAAGAGGAGCAGCCGATCGAGAAACCGCAGGACGAGCCGGTCAAGGAAGCCAAGAACAGTGAGCCACCCGGACCGCTGTCGCTCGACGCCAAGCCGACCGGCCCCGGCGACCTGTTCAACCTTGGCGGCAAGCCCGGCGGCAACCCTTATGGCGGTGGGGGCGGCGGAGGCAGCCGCTGGGGCTGGTACGCTTCGATCGTGCAGTCGCAGATCGAAAGCGCGCTGCGCGGGAACCAGCGGACGCAGCGGGCGGTACTCCAGGTGCAGATCCGCTTGTGGGCGGACAGCACCGGCAAGATCAGTCGCGTGCAACTGGTGTCGTCGACCGGCGACGCCGAACTCGACCGCATCATCCGCGACGACGTGCTCGGCAGCCTGACGTTGCGCGAGCCTCCGCCCAAAGACATGCCGATGCCGATGGTGACGCGCGTGACCGCGCGTCGGCCGAGCTGA
- a CDS encoding putative porin — translation MFDFNPNARRRAYLLAVSLAALATAAPAFGQSEDRTADKGEAQRPRVSNAKPVAPNATVNLLNLMVKRKLLTQDEADSLIQQADTEAYVSRQAAKDARVKADEAAKVASEAASAANPPGTRHVTYVPEVVKRQIRDELKKEVMAKAQKENWASPGAYPEWAQRIRFYGDVRSRYHGSFFPKGNAQADAINFNAINSGSPYDLSSVTNPYNWPTYNSTQDRNQVRLRARLGMEADLAYGFNAGIRVATGESNSPVSTNQTQGGSGSNFSKYSIWLDRGYLKYEAFERDIVLSAGRFDNPFWSPTDLVWYRELAFDGFAAQGRYSVTPDFSVFGVAGAFPIFNTDFNAGTNLAIEQSKFPSHDRWLFGAQLGFAQRFAPVSEFRFATAIYDFQNVQGQTSETCYVANSSNGCNTDLTRPLFAQKGNTYMSLRNLGSLGTSNNFGAELQYQYFGLVQKYRPLVVSGSLDLGEFHPFHIVLDGEFVWNTAFNRSLAMNGVGLTSLPGNVGGYVYNNRGPTSDGTLGAYDGGDKGWMGRVTVGNREIKHLGDWNVHAGYKYLESDATLDAFADSDFGLGGTNLKGYFMGANLGLSDNVWTSVRWLSANSIAGLPYAVDVLIVDLNAKF, via the coding sequence ATGTTTGACTTCAATCCGAACGCACGCCGGCGCGCATATCTGCTCGCCGTTTCGCTGGCTGCGCTCGCGACCGCAGCGCCGGCTTTCGGCCAAAGCGAGGATCGCACGGCCGACAAGGGCGAGGCCCAGCGGCCCAGGGTGTCGAATGCCAAGCCGGTCGCGCCGAACGCCACCGTCAACCTCCTGAACCTGATGGTGAAGCGAAAGCTGCTGACGCAAGACGAGGCGGACAGTCTGATCCAGCAGGCCGACACCGAGGCCTACGTCTCGCGGCAGGCCGCCAAGGACGCGCGCGTCAAGGCCGACGAGGCCGCCAAGGTCGCCTCCGAAGCCGCCTCCGCCGCCAATCCGCCGGGAACCCGCCACGTCACTTACGTGCCGGAAGTGGTAAAGCGGCAGATCCGCGACGAACTGAAAAAGGAAGTGATGGCGAAGGCGCAGAAGGAGAACTGGGCATCGCCGGGCGCGTATCCGGAATGGGCACAGCGCATCCGCTTCTACGGCGACGTCCGCAGCCGCTATCACGGCAGCTTTTTCCCGAAGGGCAACGCCCAGGCCGACGCGATCAACTTCAACGCCATCAACAGCGGCTCGCCTTACGACCTGTCGAGCGTCACCAATCCGTACAATTGGCCCACTTACAACAGCACGCAAGATCGCAATCAGGTGCGGCTGCGGGCGCGGCTCGGCATGGAAGCCGATCTCGCCTACGGCTTCAACGCCGGCATCCGCGTCGCTACGGGTGAGAGCAACTCCCCGGTGTCCACCAATCAGACGCAGGGCGGCAGCGGCTCGAACTTCTCCAAATACTCAATCTGGCTCGACCGCGGCTATCTCAAATACGAAGCGTTCGAGCGCGACATCGTGCTGTCGGCGGGCCGTTTCGACAATCCGTTCTGGTCGCCGACCGATCTGGTCTGGTATCGCGAACTCGCATTCGACGGTTTCGCGGCGCAGGGCCGATATTCGGTAACTCCGGACTTCTCGGTGTTCGGCGTCGCCGGCGCGTTCCCGATCTTCAACACCGACTTCAATGCCGGGACCAACCTTGCGATCGAACAGTCGAAGTTCCCCAGCCACGACAGGTGGCTGTTCGGTGCTCAGCTCGGCTTCGCGCAGCGCTTCGCGCCGGTCAGCGAGTTCCGATTCGCGACAGCGATCTACGATTTCCAGAACGTGCAGGGCCAGACCTCGGAGACGTGCTACGTGGCCAATTCAAGTAACGGCTGCAATACCGATCTGACCCGCCCGCTGTTTGCCCAGAAGGGCAATACCTATATGTCGCTTCGCAACCTCGGATCGCTCGGCACCAGCAACAATTTCGGTGCGGAACTGCAGTATCAGTACTTCGGCCTGGTGCAGAAATATCGACCGTTGGTGGTCTCCGGATCGCTCGACCTCGGCGAGTTTCATCCCTTTCATATCGTGCTCGACGGCGAATTCGTCTGGAACACCGCGTTCAACCGCTCGCTCGCCATGAACGGTGTCGGCCTGACGAGTCTGCCGGGCAATGTCGGCGGCTATGTCTACAACAACCGAGGTCCGACATCCGACGGGACGCTGGGTGCGTATGACGGCGGCGACAAGGGTTGGATGGGGCGTGTCACTGTCGGCAACCGCGAGATCAAGCATCTGGGCGATTGGAACGTGCACGCAGGCTACAAATATCTGGAATCGGATGCGACGCTCGACGCCTTCGCCGACTCTGATTTCGGCCTCGGCGGAACCAACCTCAAGGGTTACTTCATGGGCGCCAATCTCGGACTTAGCGACAACGTCTGGACCTCCGTCCGCTGGCTGAGCGCCAACAGTATCGCCGGTCTGCCCTATGCGGTGGACGTGCTGATCGTCGACCTCAACGCGAAGTTCTGA
- a CDS encoding peptidylprolyl isomerase produces the protein MSNSIVDRIRQAALVGVATLVPLVAVAQTAPNPPVQRAPQAAPRSAKQEPSATQAAAPTATTRPARAAERIPDTRKADDIIARVGSTNISAEEIRGYVAALGERDLAALRQDPNLLSQAVRMMLANRLVMQEIAAKKWDQQPSVAEKLDRVRESAAVELYLQTVSTPPERFPSEDDLQRVYDANRAALLMPRQFELAQIFVALPKDADKAAEDKAKKSVEDIQRKLKAPGVDFAAVAAEAGNANGGALGWVAESQIRPEIRAKVMELSKNAVSDPIKLDDGWHFVKVLDTKAPYTRTLPEVRDGLIAQIRTERAAALRRAYLAELLKQQPPVINELALAGMLNERSPAAR, from the coding sequence ATGAGTAACAGCATCGTCGATCGCATCCGACAGGCGGCACTTGTCGGCGTCGCGACGCTGGTCCCCTTGGTTGCGGTAGCCCAGACTGCGCCGAATCCGCCCGTGCAGAGAGCTCCGCAGGCTGCACCGCGGTCGGCCAAACAGGAACCGTCGGCGACTCAGGCGGCCGCGCCGACGGCGACGACGAGGCCCGCTCGGGCGGCCGAAAGAATCCCGGATACGCGAAAGGCCGACGACATCATCGCGCGTGTCGGATCGACCAACATCTCCGCCGAGGAAATCCGCGGCTACGTCGCCGCCCTCGGCGAGCGCGATCTGGCGGCGCTGCGTCAGGATCCGAACCTGCTCAGCCAGGCGGTGCGGATGATGCTGGCCAATCGCCTGGTGATGCAGGAAATCGCCGCCAAGAAGTGGGATCAGCAGCCGAGTGTCGCCGAGAAGCTCGATCGGGTCCGCGAGAGCGCCGCGGTCGAATTGTATCTGCAGACGGTGTCGACACCGCCGGAGAGGTTCCCGAGCGAAGACGATCTGCAGAGAGTCTACGACGCCAACCGCGCCGCGCTGCTGATGCCGCGCCAGTTCGAACTGGCGCAGATCTTCGTGGCGTTGCCGAAGGACGCCGACAAGGCCGCGGAGGACAAGGCGAAGAAGAGCGTCGAGGATATCCAACGCAAGTTGAAGGCGCCCGGCGTAGATTTCGCGGCGGTGGCGGCCGAGGCGGGCAACGCCAATGGCGGCGCGTTGGGCTGGGTGGCCGAGAGCCAGATCAGGCCGGAAATTCGCGCCAAGGTGATGGAACTGTCCAAGAACGCCGTGTCGGATCCGATCAAGCTCGATGACGGCTGGCACTTCGTCAAGGTGCTGGACACCAAGGCTCCCTACACGCGGACCCTGCCGGAAGTTCGCGACGGGCTGATCGCTCAGATCCGGACAGAACGCGCCGCCGCTTTGCGCCGGGCGTATCTCGCCGAGTTGTTGAAGCAGCAGCCTCCGGTGATCAACGAACTCGCCTTGGCGGGAATGCTGAACGAGCGTAGCCCGGCGGCGCGCTAA
- a CDS encoding YbjN domain-containing protein, translating into MSDTLISKLDLDGLRELFQAAGYRVETASDPVASLTYLRSATNGLAFDIRPGNRLSDGQGIIDIALVAVIQVQGELPLAIVNRWNASRRFGRLQLSGPFLALSLDLLLAGGVSRDHLRAEIEIWDHLVQQLIVFLREELAGLAQPTNANGGGAAASPAVEPGPSPAATMQ; encoded by the coding sequence ATGTCCGACACCCTCATCAGCAAGCTCGATCTTGATGGCTTGCGCGAACTGTTTCAGGCCGCGGGCTATCGCGTCGAGACCGCGTCTGATCCGGTCGCGAGCCTCACTTATCTGCGTTCTGCCACGAACGGCCTTGCCTTCGACATTCGCCCGGGTAACCGTCTTTCGGACGGACAGGGCATCATCGATATCGCACTGGTCGCCGTGATTCAGGTGCAGGGCGAACTGCCGCTCGCCATCGTCAACCGCTGGAACGCGTCGCGGCGGTTCGGGCGGCTGCAACTGAGCGGCCCGTTCCTGGCATTGTCGCTCGACCTGCTGCTCGCTGGTGGCGTCAGCCGTGATCACCTGCGTGCCGAGATCGAGATCTGGGATCACCTGGTGCAGCAACTCATCGTGTTCCTGCGCGAGGAGCTCGCCGGGTTGGCGCAGCCGACGAACGCCAATGGCGGTGGCGCTGCCGCTTCGCCGGCGGTTGAGCCCGGCCCGTCGCCAGCGGCGACGATGCAGTAA
- a CDS encoding transglycosylase SLT domain-containing protein yields the protein MNRAENRRKRLRIYGVAAAALGVLIVVSARAEPVASAAAGTSATGAASAPNSAAARVAAAEAPPALVTSGATAAAVRLNGNSAYRALIVREAERHGLAPAIAEAVMHVESGFNPDAVGSSGEIGLMQVMPPTARMLGFAGSNAELAVPETNIKYGVTYLAQAWRLAGGDICTATMKYRAGHGETRFSQLSVQYCVAVRAKLAALGFPVTGQVPVATFGAPGRGGIGAGNCGRRCLAGNTIGRVNLAALNAQMNTLVVQVRAGR from the coding sequence GTGAATCGGGCTGAAAATCGACGCAAGCGATTGCGCATATACGGCGTCGCCGCAGCGGCGCTCGGCGTCCTGATCGTCGTTTCGGCCCGCGCTGAGCCAGTCGCATCGGCTGCGGCCGGGACATCGGCGACGGGTGCCGCCAGCGCGCCCAATTCAGCCGCAGCCAGAGTGGCCGCGGCGGAAGCGCCGCCGGCGCTGGTGACATCGGGGGCAACCGCTGCGGCCGTCCGGCTGAACGGCAACTCGGCGTATCGCGCGCTGATTGTCAGGGAGGCCGAGCGGCACGGTCTCGCGCCGGCAATCGCCGAGGCAGTGATGCACGTCGAGAGCGGCTTCAATCCCGACGCCGTCGGCAGTTCCGGTGAGATCGGATTGATGCAAGTCATGCCGCCGACCGCGCGAATGCTCGGCTTCGCCGGGAGCAATGCCGAACTCGCGGTTCCGGAAACCAACATCAAATACGGCGTGACCTATTTGGCGCAGGCGTGGCGCCTCGCCGGTGGTGATATCTGCACCGCGACGATGAAGTATCGCGCCGGCCATGGTGAGACGCGGTTCTCTCAGCTGTCCGTCCAGTATTGCGTTGCGGTGCGCGCCAAATTGGCTGCGCTCGGGTTTCCGGTGACGGGTCAGGTCCCGGTCGCAACCTTCGGTGCCCCGGGTAGGGGTGGGATCGGCGCAGGCAACTGCGGGCGTCGCTGTTTGGCGGGGAACACGATCGGACGCGTCAACCTCGCCGCGCTGAACGCGCAAATGAATACGCTGGTGGTGCAGGTCCGCGCCGGGAGGTGA
- a CDS encoding STN domain-containing protein, whose translation MLAVILLSNSPARAADDPQKFDMPSRPLAEALVDFADRTGIAALIDSETARGKTSSAVRGTLTPANALRILLAGTGLSFRRVGEAGFAVGPNTREPDYVHQAGPRGGAGLEGYFARLQTVVVQSLCVNADLRATRYRSAVQVWIGQTGEIDAVHALGSAGDARHDAQIVDAIATVRAPPPPIGLPQPVTLLLQHITEDVTTCPP comes from the coding sequence ATGCTTGCTGTCATCTTGCTCTCGAACAGTCCTGCGCGCGCCGCGGACGATCCGCAGAAGTTCGACATGCCGTCGCGGCCCCTCGCGGAAGCGCTCGTCGACTTTGCGGATCGGACAGGGATAGCCGCACTCATCGATTCCGAAACAGCGAGGGGCAAGACGTCCTCGGCCGTTCGAGGAACTCTGACGCCGGCGAACGCCTTGCGAATTCTGCTCGCCGGTACCGGCCTATCGTTCAGGCGGGTCGGCGAGGCCGGATTTGCGGTCGGACCCAACACACGGGAGCCGGACTACGTCCATCAGGCGGGGCCGCGGGGCGGCGCTGGCCTGGAGGGCTATTTCGCGCGCCTTCAAACGGTGGTGGTGCAGTCGCTGTGCGTCAACGCCGATCTTCGCGCGACGCGATATCGCTCGGCGGTTCAAGTGTGGATCGGGCAGACGGGTGAAATCGACGCAGTCCACGCGCTCGGTTCGGCGGGCGATGCGCGGCACGATGCTCAGATCGTCGATGCGATCGCCACGGTCAGGGCGCCGCCGCCGCCGATCGGATTGCCGCAGCCGGTGACGCTGCTGCTGCAGCATATCACCGAAGACGTGACGACCTGCCCGCCATGA
- a CDS encoding RNA polymerase sigma factor, with amino-acid sequence MSVVSKLRLRALLEANYQQFRLRLRRRLGSDAMAMEVLHDTWLRLDRIGDASAVQKPAAYLFRMALNEASDRREADARKLSAAEIETLRHMSDQMLDPEQIAQARREVTQLAAALDELPPRRKAIVLLARVHEMKHTDIAVHFGISPRMVEKELVQALEHCARRLERKVVRRFGPRSQKPS; translated from the coding sequence ATGAGCGTTGTTTCGAAGCTTCGTCTGCGGGCACTTCTCGAGGCCAATTATCAGCAGTTTCGCCTGCGGTTGCGGCGCCGGCTCGGCTCGGACGCGATGGCGATGGAAGTGCTGCACGACACCTGGCTGCGGCTCGACCGCATCGGCGACGCCAGTGCGGTGCAGAAGCCCGCGGCCTACCTGTTCCGTATGGCCCTGAACGAGGCCAGCGACCGGCGCGAAGCGGATGCGCGCAAGCTATCGGCGGCCGAGATCGAAACGTTGCGTCATATGTCGGACCAGATGCTGGATCCCGAGCAGATTGCGCAGGCGCGTCGGGAGGTCACGCAGCTCGCGGCGGCCCTCGACGAACTGCCGCCGCGGCGCAAGGCCATCGTTCTGCTCGCACGCGTGCACGAGATGAAACACACCGACATTGCGGTTCATTTCGGGATCTCGCCGCGCATGGTGGAGAAGGAGCTCGTCCAGGCCTTGGAGCATTGCGCGCGACGTCTCGAAAGAAAAGTCGTCCGTCGGTTCGGTCCTCGCTCGCAGAAGCCGTCATAG